TGCGTGTTAGCGGCGCAAAGAACGCGGCACTGCCCGCCATGGCAGCTGCCATCCTCACTGAAGAACCAGTCATTCTCGAAGGCATCCCCGACGTTCGCGACATCCAAACCGAGCGCAGGCTGCTCGAATCGATGGGCGCCGAAGTCGAGCTCGGATACGGCCGCGCACACCATCGCACTAGCATCTGCTGCCGGAACTTGAGCAACCCGGAAGCCAAGTACGAACTCGTGAAAACGATGCGTGCCTCTACCCTCGTGCTCGGACCCCTCGTTGCGCGCATGGGAGTTGCAAGAGTGTCTCTGCCCGGCGGCTGCGCAATCGGCGCACGTCCAATCGACCTCCACATCAAGGGTCTCGAGAAGATGGGCGCGCAGATCACTCAGGAACACGGCTACATCGAAGCCAAGACCGATCGCCTCAAGGGCGCTCACATCGTCTTTGAAAAGATCACCGTCACCGGTACGGAGGATTTGCTCATGGCGGCGACTCTCGCCGACGGTGAGACCGTGATGGAGAATTGCGCTCGAGAACCCGAAGTCGCCGACCTCGCCGCTTTATTGAACAAGATGGGTGCCAGAATTGAAGGCGCCGGAACATCGACGATCCACGTCAAAGGCGTGGAGAAGCTAGGCGGAGCAAAGCACCGCATCATTCCCGACCGCATCGAGGCAGGGACTTTTGTTGTGGCGGGTGCAATCACCGGAGGCGACCTGATTGTCGCCGGATGCGATCCCACTCACATGAGCGCGCTCCTGGCAAAACTTCAGGAGTGTGGAGTCAAGATCAGAACCAGCGAAGACTCCGTTCGCGTGCAGGCCGATGGCAACCTAGCCGGCGCCGACATGGTTACCGAGGAACATCCAGGATTCCCGACCGATATGCAGGCGCAATACATGGCTCTTGCCACGCAGGCAGAGGGAACCTCGATCGTGACCGAGAACATCTTCGAGAATCGCTTCATGCACGCCCAAGAGCTCGTGCGCATGGGAGCAAATATCAAGATCGAAGGACGCCGAGCTATTGTCCGTGGAAAAACTCCCCTAAGCGCTGCCGCGGTGCTTGCTTCCGATTTGCGAGCATCGGCTTCTTTGGTCCTCGCCGCCCTTGTAGCTGACGGAGAGACAATCATCGATCGCGTTTACCACATCGACCGCGGATATGAGCGTATCGAAGAAAAACTGCGCGGTGTCGGCGCACAAATGAAACGCATCGGTGAGATGCTGCCAAAAAAGAATGGACAGCTGACAGGAGCAACGGCATAAGACAAGGGTTTCTGAACGTGTCAGCCTTTGACTTCTGTTGAAATTCTGATCTTCCCCGTCTTGATCGCTTTCTTCAGCGCTTCAAAGTCGCGCACTGTCTGTTCACCATAACGATCGGCGAACTCAGCCATGGCATCGTCGAGTTTGTTGCCCGCTCCGCAGTAACCGGCAAGTTGCATAGGATCACCAGAGCGCGCATGTCCTTTTGCTAGCACTTCCCCACACACTTTCGCGTACTCCGTCAAGCCATTCCCTTGCATCTGGCTGTCATCAATAGTCGCCTTGTGATCGCTTAGCTGTCGCACCAGGTAATCGCGACCACCCATCGACGTCCATCCCAAGAATGGATCGGAATAGGCTTGCATGCGTCGTTGCCCTTCCGCCACACGCTTTCCCTCATTGATGAAGGCTTGTGATGGGGAGAGGTAGCGTGCGTAGCAAGACGGAGCCTCTTCTTTGACCTGCAGGAATAGCGGATCGCGCTCGCCATTGCCGAAGCATAGAACGACGTAATCGCGCGTTCCCACGCTCCCGGTGCCAACAACTTTGAAAGCGACATCCACCGGGTGATAGCAGGAAAGAAATTGCTGACGTTCTGGTGAGAGCGTTTGCTGATAGAGCGCAAGGGCCGCGATCACCTGCCGGGCGACCTGTGAACGCACAGGTGCGAGCAACGGACGCTCGTCCTTAAACTTATGCTTTCCTCCAGATCGCAATGTTAGCCTTTCCAGATTGTGCTCCGGAGTAGAACGTTCGGCCTTGCGCAGCACCGCCTGCACGGGTCCAACCTTCACGTGCAACTGGAATTTTGTGAGGTCAAGGACCGTCATTTCCGAAAATCGCAACATCGCGGCGCAGTACGACTTGATGAAAAGTCGCACCGCGTCTTTGCATGTCTTCTTCTCGTGACCCGACTGCTGTCCGGCGAGAATCAGGCTGGTCGACAGCCGCTTCAAGTCCCACTCGAACGGCCCGTGCACGGTCTCGTCGAAGTCGTTGATGTCGAAGACCAGGTGGCCGTCGGGCGCGGCGTAGGCACCGAGGTTTCGAACGTGGGCGTCGCCGCAGATCTGCGCTTCCAAGCCACAATGCGGAATTGAGGCCAGGTCAGCTGCCATGATTGAAGCGGCGCCGCGAAAGAACCCGAAGTGCGATGCCGCCATACGCGCCATCTTGATCGGCATGAGATCGCGCAGGCGCCCACGCGCACTTACAAGCAACATTTGTACGACGTCGCGCCGGGTCTTGGAGGCTTTCCACTCACCGTGATCCGCACGGCGTACCCTCTTGCGGTACTCTTTGCCCCTGGCAAAGCGTTCTCCGGGTGTAAGTGCAACCGCGCCGAGCTTGTGCATGTTGTAGAGAGAAATTCTATATCGGCAGATTTGACACGAAACCGGTCAAGGTAGCCATCAACGCTCTGCGTCCGCCCGACCTTCGGTTAGACCAGCGTCCACATCAACTCTCAGCGTTATTTGGGACTCATCTTCAGCGCGCAGCACCGTCGCGACTGACACCAACACCAATACTGCCGCAGCAATCATCAACACCGGCAGACGTTCTCGGAGTAGTAGCGCTCCTTCCGCCATCGCGACTATGGGTACAACCAGATTGATAGTCGAAAGCTGATACGCCTGCATTTTTCCCAACAGCCAGTAATAGACGGAGAACGTGATTACCGAGCCGAAGATGGTCAGGAACACAAGCGCAAGGATGCTGGTCGAATTCCAGTCTGACCCACGGCCGCGCTCCGCCATAAGACTCGCGATACACAACACAACAGCTCCGACGCAGAATTGCACCGCCGTTCCCAGCAGAGGACTTACATTGCCGATCTCACGTTTGGCGAACACCGAAGCCCACGAGCTGCTGATGACTGCCCCAATCACAGCTCCACCTCCAAGCAGCAGATACCGCGAGACCGAGAGCTCCGTATAAAACAGCGTTGCCATGGCTCCCAACCCGAGCAACATGGCGAACACTGCACGCCGTGGCACGTGCGTGCGAGTCATTAGCGGAGTAAACAGTGCAACGAAGAGCGGACACGTGGAGAAAAGTACCGCTGTCATCGATGAGCTGATGCGATACTCGGCCCAGAAGAGCAGTCCGTAAGGCAAGCCCATCATCGTGATTCCGAGGATCAGGAGTGCACGCCATTCCCTTGAGCTGAGACTCAGGGTCCTAGCTCGCACCAGTGCGATCCCGAGCAAGATGATTGCAGCCAGAAAGAATCGGATTGCCGCTGCACGTATGGGCGGAACATCGCGTACGAGCAGTCGAATCGCGCCCCATGTGCTGCCCCAGATGAGGCAAATCAGGGCGTAGGCGAAATAGTGTTTGCGCGTCAGACTAGGCATCGTACCCGGTTGGCTATTAGAGCTTGAAACCAAGAACTCAAAACAACAAGAGGAGACTCGCGTCTCCTCTGTTGCTCTACTTATGAGAATAACCCTCAGTGCCTTCCACCACCACCGCCGCCGCGGTTGCGATCACCACCGCGTCCGCCGCGTCCATGATGCCGACGGCCTCGGCCACCGCCCGGAGGACGGCCACCACCTTCACGACGTCCTCCCTGGCGCTCGCCTCCCGGGGCCGCATGCGCTGGCTCGCCTTCTGCGCGATTGAAGTTAGGCTCATCGTCGCCTTCGGTAAAGTCAGCGCCTCCCTCGATGGTGATGCTTTCGCCTCCATTGGGACTGGGTGGCTCAGGATGGGGTCCGGCTCCATCGCCGTCAGGACCGGCTACTCCGCCTGCTTGAGCTCCCATCTTGGCGCGCTGTTCTCGCAAGATTGCCTTGCGGGACAGCTTGATGCGATTGCCTTCGATAGCCAGCACCTTCACCAGGATTTGATCGCCTTCATGCAGCTCGTCGCGTACGTCCTTGATGCGATGTTCGGCGATTTCGCTGATGTGCAATAACCCGTCCGTCCCCGGGAAGATTTCGACAAACGCGCCGAAATCGGCGAGGCGGACGACCTTCCCAAGGTAGGTCTTTCCCACTTCGGGAGTTGCCGTAATGTCTCCGATGATCTGGAGAGCTTTGCTCATCATCGCTTCATCGCTGGAAGCGACATTGACCTTTCCAGAATCCTCAACGTCAATCTTCACACCGGTCTGCTCGACGATTCCGCGGATTACCTTGCCTCCGGGACCGATCAGGTCACGAATCTTGTCCACCGGAATCTGCAGCGTCTGGATGCGTGGTGCGAACTTCGACACCGCGCTGCGCGACTCTGGGAGCGCCTCATGCATTTTGCCGAGGATAAACAGCCGTCCCTGACGCGCTTGCTCGAGAGCCTCACGCATGATCTGCCCGGTAATGCCGGGAATCTTGATATCCATCTGCAGCGCCGTGATTCCCTGCTGGGTCCCTGCGACCTTGAAGTCCATGTCGCCGTAGTGATCTTCAGCGCCTGCGATGTCCGTCAGGATGGCGTAGTCGTCGCCCTCCTTCACCAGACCCATCGCTACACCCGCGACCGGGGCCTTGATGGGCACTCCGGCGTCCATGAGCGATAGGGTCGCGCCGCAAACCGATGCCATTGAGGAGGAGCCATTCGACTCGAGAATGTCGGAGACAACACGCATCGTGTAAGGCCATACGGCTTCATCCGGCAACACCGCGGTCACCGCTCGTTCTGCCAGGGCACCGTGACCAACCTCTCGACGTCCCACTCCCGTCATGCGTCCGGTCTCACCAACCGAGAATGGTGGGAAGTTGTAGTGCAGCATGAAGTTCTTTTTCTTCTCACCTTCAAAGTTCTCCAGCCGCTGAACGTCGTCGGAAGTTCCCAAAGTGGTTGTCACCAGCGCTTGAGTTTCGCCACGGGTAAAGATGGCGGAACCGTGAGTGCGCGGAAGCACACTGGTTTCGATGGTGATGTTGCGGATCTCGTCGAACTTACGGCGATCGGGACGGATGCGATCCTTGGTCACCTGCTCGCGGAAGAGCCGCTCGCGCAACACTTCGAAGTAGTGCTCAAGTTTTTCCGCGGCAGCTTCATCGCCTTCCGGCAGCTTCGACTTGAGCTCTTTCTTGATCTCCGCGACCTTCGTATAGCTCTCGATCTTCGGATACTTCTTGGTGTCGAGCGCATCGCTCAGGCGGTCGCCTATCTTCGACTTGAGCTCGCGGAAGTACTTCTCGTCGAACTCCGGCGGAGCGATCTGACGCTTCGGCTTGCCTGCTCGCGAAGCCAAGTCCGTGATCGCCGAAACGATCTTCTTGATTTCGACGTGGGCAAACTCGATCGCATCTACCACTTTGTCTTCGGTAACTTCATTCGCTCCAGACTCAATCATCACAATGCCGTCTTTTGTTCCGACCACCATGATGTTGAGCTGGCTCTCGCGTCGTTCCGCGTAACTAGGGTTGATCACCATCTCACCATTCACGATTCCAACGCGAACTGCGCCTACCGGTCCGGCAAATGGAACATCGGACAACGTAATCGCACAAGACGCTGCATTGATCGCGGCCACGTCAGGATCGTTCTCGGTGTCGGCCGAGAGCACCAGCACAATCACCTGCGTTTCATTTTTGAAATTTTCTGGAAAGAGCGGACGGATCGGACGATCAATTTGGCGGGCGGTGAGAATTTCGCGTTCGCTGGGACGCCCTTCTCGCTTGATAAACCCGCCAGGAATACGTCCACCGGCATACGTGTATTCGCGGTAGTCGACGGTCAGGGGGAAGAAGTCTTGTCCTTCGCGAGGCTCGGGAGCCGCTACGGCCGTGGCGAGCACAACGTTGTCCCCGATTCTGACTACAGCAGCACCGGGAGCTTGTTTGGCTAAACGGCCAGTTTCAAATTCGAGTCGCTTACCGCCTGCGAGTTCAACGGCTGCGTCTTGCTTCATGAATTCCTCATTTCATTTGGAGGGCTGCCAGCAGGCAGCTTGGGAGCGGTGGGCGAGCGGACAGGTGCCTGTACCTTCCACTAGCGAAAATTCGAGACGAACGGTGTAGGGCTGACAGCAAAGCTGGTCTCGACTGGAGGTCGGCATCATGCGCGCTCGGGAGGAGGCGGGCCATCTTCGCGGGAAACGCTTACACTTTGGCCAAATCGAGATCGCTCGAATCGCGGCCAAAATCGCGGACAGTGGCCGCCCAGGTCCTGTTACTTGCGAATGCCGAGTTTCTGGATTACGTCCTTATAACGCTCGGAATCGTAGTTCTTGAGGTAGTCGAGCAGGCGGCGACGCTTGCTGACCATCATCAGGAGACCGCGGCGGGAGGCGTGATCCTTCTTGTGTGTCTTAAAATGATCCGTCAATTCACCGATCCGTTCGCTAAGCACCGCGATCTGAACCTCGGGGCTGCCGGTATCGTTATCGTGGGTGCGGAACCGGGTAATGACGTCTTGTTTACGCTCTCTAGCTAACACTGAAACTGGTGACACTCCTATTGTTTTTCTAGTCCTTTAAGTCTCTCTAGCAGAGTAACATGGGCGAGTTTTTTGCACAAACATATCGGCCCTGCCCCACGAATACCCGTCGCGCAGCCCGCTCGGCTGTGGCTCCGCTCAAAGTTGATTCCGCCGAAGAGGCCGAGGTTTTTAGACTGTCATCCTAAGCCCTCCTTTGGGCGAAGGACCTCCCGCGATGCCTCAGACTTATTTGCAGTGTCCTGGCTCTTTGCGAGAATCTCTGGCCAAAAAGCTGGGACACCGCGACGAAGTCCGAAATATTCCGGGAGGTCCTTCGCCCAAAAGAGCGGCTCAGGATGACAGTCTTAAGAGATTCGCTCGTGAGAAGACGAACGAGCTTCCAGGACCGCAGCCCCCACAACTCTGCTAATCTCTCCGCTTACTTTCAATGCCCAATCCCTTCGCGTTTCTAGCGGAAGCAAACTCCGGACAACGCCGAACCCTTCTTGCCGCCGCGCTTGGCTGGATGCTGGACGCATTCGACGTAATGCTTTATTCGCTGGTGGTCGCCTACATCATGCGCGATCTGCACATGAGCAAGCAGACTGCAGGGCTGCTGAACACCTTGACGCTGCTGGCTTCCGGCATCGGCGGCGTCCTATTTGGCTTTATCGCCGACCGCATCGGGCGCACACGTGCCCTTATGCTGAGCATCCTCACGTATTCGGTTTGCTCCTTTGCCTGCGGCTTGGCAACTTCAATCTTGGTTCTGGCTTGCCTGCGCTTCCTGCTCGGACTTGGAATGGGAGGAGAGTGGAATACCGGAGCAACGTTAGTGGCCGAGACATGGCCAACTCATCTCCGCGCTCGCGCGCTTGCCATGGTGCAGAGCTCGTGGGCGATCGGATACGCGCTGGCTGCCGTGGTAGCAGGTCTGATGCTGCAACGCACAACCTGGCGGTTCGTATTTTTTGTCGGTGTACTGCCGGCGCTCGTCACATTGTGGATACAGAAAGGCGTTCCCGAATCGGAACTTTGGAAAGAGCGGCAAACTAGCACTCGGTCGGTGACCGCGGGTTCACCGATTCGCTTCGTCGATCTATTCGGCCGGCAATATCGAAGGAAAACTATAACGCTGCTCTTGATGAATATGTTCGGAATGTTCGGCTGGTGGGGACTGTTTACCTGGATTCCGCCCTATCTTTCATTGCCTATCGAGCAAGGCGGTCGTGGATTTGGTGCGCTGAATACCACGGGATTGCTGGTCTTCCTCAATCTGGTGGGAATGGCTCCTGGCTACTTTACTTTCGGCTGGGTAGCAGATCGTCTTGGGCGACGTCCATCCGTGATCCTGTACACGCTGCTCGCCGCTGCTTTCGTTCCGCTTTACGCGGCGGCGCGAGAGCCCGCGGCGCTACTCCTGCTAGGCGCAATCGTGGCATTTTTTGGCACTGGCTTCTTTTCCGGATCGGGAATTATTGGCAGCGAGCTGTTTCCCACCAGCGTTCGCGCACGTGCGCTAGGGTTTACTTACAACGGGGCGCGTGCAATGAGTTCAATTGCGCCCTTCACTATCGGAAGGATCGGTCAGCAGCACGGGCTTGATTCTGCGTTTTATGTTTGTGCGGCGGCATTCCTTCTGTCTGCTTTGACTGCAATCTTCATCCCTGAAACCCGCGGAACGGAGCTGACGTGAGTTGGCGTTTGTTTGAGCCGGGCGGTCCGATTCGGAACAATTGTGCAACCTCATCCCTCTCGCAGTGATACGCGGTGTATCTAAGTCCCATCTCATCAATCGGTTACGAATTCCACAGCATCTCTGGACGGACTCTTGGGTTCACTCTATTGACACAAAGTTGCACTCAAGAAAGTAGCGGAACGTTAAGGAACCAAATTCAGCTCTCGTGAATCTAATGTTTTGACGAGGAGAGAAGCTGGATGGTAAATAGCTTCTTCCTGGGTACAACTCCAAGGGGTGTTGTGATGAGTCTGGTCAATCTGTTCTTCGGTTGTTGGCACAGGAACTATAGTTTCCCCAGAACAGCTAAGGGTTCGCGTCGTTCCGGGGCCGCGGCCCAAACTGGCACATACGTGGTGTGTCTCGATTGCGGAAAAGAGTTCGCGTATGACTGGCAGGAGATGAAGATTGTTACTTCCGCTCCCAGGAGGTCGAAGGTGACTTCGATTTCTGAGCCGGTGACGTCACTGGCAAAGACTGCGTAATCGTCAGGCTGCTTTTGTCCTAAAGATGGACCGAAATCCGGTCCATCTTTTTGCATTCCCACTACATTTTTTCCTCAACGAACGCCGGGCCGGACGCTCCTTGGCGTAGAAGGTGGCGTGCCGCGTCTCGCGGCACGATGCGATTTGAGCCCGGCACCAAGTGCAGGGTTCGATTTATTTATCCCGAGCCCCGGAGGGGGCGTCACGCTGCGATCCTCTTCAGTCCGCCAACCGGTGTCGCCCCTACGGGGCTCATTTGTTCTGATGTTTCCCGGCACTGTGTGCCGGGCTCATTTCACAGCGTGCCGCGAAACGCGGCACGCTAGGGCGCCCGCGCCCGAAGAAAGATTGACGTTGTCTGTAAACTCTGGGGCTGGAGTTGAATTCCCGTAGGCTGGCCGAGGCTCCCGGCGCTCCATCTAGAAATTCACACGTGATCAGCGGTCGCTAGCACCCGGTCGAGCAACGAGAGCAGATCGGTGACGGTGATAATCCCGACCAGCTTTCCATCAGATTCCGCGACCAGCACCGACGAAAACTTTTTCGTTACCATGATGTGAACTGCCTGCTGTACAGGCGCGTCGGGATGAATTGTGACCGGATCCCTCGTCATCGCCTGCGTCACCGAGGTGCCCTCGAAGATCTTGTTGTATTCATCCGAGCTGAGGTGAGAGAGAACCGAGGGAGCAAGCCGCGAAACATCGCGATCGCTAATGATGCCAACCGCTTTTCCGTCGGCCGAGACCACCGGCACATGGCGTTTGCCGGTACGGCGAATCAGCATCGCAGCATCCAACAGGCATGCGTCGACCGTCAGGGTAGTCACTGTACTGGTCATGTAGTCGCGCACGCGAAACTTGCTCTTCACCACAGTCTGCTGGCCGCTTTGATCACCCATAAGATGGGCATCATAGCAGAGGAAGTTTCGAACGCTTAACAGTCGTGCCGCGTCTCGCGGCACGAGGAGATATGAGCCCGGCACGTTGTGCCGGGGGTGATCGAGGAGTAGATTTGAGCCCCGGAGGGGCGACACATTACTTAAGAGTGTCGCCCCTCCGGGCTCATTGTAAAAGCGCCACTTCCCCGGCAGTTCCTGCCGGGCTCAATTCGACTCGGGCCGCGAAACGCGGCACGAAACTGCAACAAACATCCATTGACAATCAGAATAAAAAAAGGCGGTCCAAAATGGACCGCCTTTCCCATTTCCTTAAAAGAAACTAATCGTTGTTATCGCGACGATGCAGCGTGGGACGATCGTCGTCGGTCGACTTCCCGTCTTTATCCGTCTTGTTCGAGGCGCGACGCAGCGAGGGCTTGTTCTCGTCCTTATCTTCGATCACCTTGCGACGGTTCTCGAGGGCCGCCAATCTAGCCTTCACCTGATCGAACTCCGAGGTGGTCACAACGTACTGATCTTTCGGGGGCAGAATCTTGGCAATCTCCTGCTGCGTGTGCTCTACGCGGTCGGGAGTCGGTGGATGGGAGGCAAAGGCCTTTGCCAGTGCACCGGGCTTCTTCTTCTCCGTGGCTTCAATCTTTTCGAAGAAGTCCACCATCGACTGCGGATCGTAGCCGCTGGCATACAAGTACTGCGTTCCCAGGTAGTCAGCCTGCGACTCGAACCCGCGCGAGAACTTCATGAAGGTAAGCGGAATGCCGATTCCGGCAGCCTCATATGCTGCGTAACCGATTCCACCGCCAATAAAGATCAAAGGAATGGTGGCGAAATTCGCCCAATTCGCCCGCGTCATCTGGCGCATCGCGTGACGAGCGCAAACGTGAGCAATTTCATGGGCCATAACTCCAGCCAGCTCTGACTCGTCATCGGCGGCCAGAATAGTTCCCGTATTGACGTAGAAGAAGCCTCCGGGAAGCGCAAAGGCGTTGATTTGGTCGTCGTCGATCACCTTGATCGTGAATGGCACCTTGGCATCGGAGTGGCGGACCAGATTCTGCCCAATGCGGTTGACGTACTCGTTCACCACCGGATCGGTGACCAATTTGGCACTCTGCTCGACCTGCTGGGCATATTGCTTGCCCATGGAAACTTCCTTCTCGATCGAGTACCAATTGCCCAAGCCCTTATTGCCAATGTCTCGATTGCCGATCGCACTCACGTCGTCAAGGCTACCCTTCTTCACGTTCTCAAGGGTCGGAACCGGCTGAGATGCCGGATCTTTAGGATCGTCCTTGGGATTGTCGTTCGACCGAGCAGCAGCCGGAAGAACCGACAGCGTGCTCGCAAGAATTCCAGCCAGCATCCACTTTCCCAGGTGTTTCATAAGTCCTTTACTCCGTTCAGGCGTGGCGATTCGAGACACAGAGGCCTAACCTCTTAGACGCATCTTTTGCAGCTAAGTTTCGGTACGGCTCCAGATAATTCCACGTGGCCAAACCTGTCGCTCTTCACATTAAGTGTACGCCCGATAGCAAGCGGCAGACTCACGGTACATGTACTTCCGCGGGGACAATCAGGCTTTTCAGATTAGTAAGCGTGCCTTGTCAATGGCCGGCAATTTCAGAATCACTATGTCAGAGGCTATCCATTCCCCGTCTTTCCCCTGCTCCGCCGTGACTCGCACTTCGGCACTGTCCTTGAGGGATTCGGCGGCGCTCGCAACCCTCTGGGAAGGTGGCACATCGGCGCCAAAACGGACATGGCACTTCTGGATATTCACCCGCCTCATAAAGCCGCCCCGGCCAGCCACGTAAATGTACTTGCCGGCTTCCCGCTTCGTACCTTCGACGACTAGGCCTTGAAAAACGCCCTTTGTGGCAAACAACGGCAAGGCACTGGTCAACAAGAGGGCGAGAAAGAGCGACTCAAGGAGCCTGTGTCCCCACCGAGTCCGGCAATCGGAGTAGGCGCGCATGTGTGAGTGAGATGCACATCATACGACGGAAGATGACGAGGATTGTGCGGAGAATCCAGGCCAGAGACGTGGATCTGGCCGCCTTCGGGCGGGTGTTTCGCAATTTCTTGATCCAGCGAATCGGTGATTTGAAATCGCAAAATCACAAAATGTTGAAACACCCGACGGTATAATCCCGGGCATGGCTGATCCTGTAGTCCACATCTCAGAGACCCAAGCCACGAGTGACTTCGCTTCCGTATTGGCGCGCGTGCGCGCTGGCGCTGAAATCGTAATCGAGAGCGAGAACGGCAAAGTGCCTGTAGCGATAATTCATGCTCCCGCGCCGCCACGCCGTTCTATCTCCGAGTGCATCTCGCTATTACCCGAGGACTCGACTGCGGTCATGGATGCAGACTTCGCAAAGGATGTCGAGGCGGCTATCGAGAGCCATCGCGAACCGCTGTCCCCGCCGGAATGGGACTGCTCCTCGATTCCAGTGTGCTGATCGCCGCCAAACGTCAGGGGCAGAATGCGCGGAGAATGCTGGCCACCATCTCCGGTCAGGCAGCAAATACGGACATCGCTCTCTCAGTCGTGACGCTAATCGAACTGGCTCATGGTGCAGCTCGAGCCGACACAGCCCAGCGCAAGGCCAAACGCGAGCAGTTCATCCAAGAACTCCTCACGGCCTTGCCAATTCATCCAGTGACCGTGCCGATTGCAATTCGTGCCGGACAGATCGATGGCGAGAGCCAGGCGAAAGGAGTTCGTCTCCCAATCTCCGATCTGTTGATCGGCATTACCGCCCTGGAGCTGGGCTACAGTTTGGCCACTGCGAACCTCCGCCACTTCCGGATGATCCCGGGCCTCACGGTCGTGCAACTCTAGCGTGCGTACATGGTGATTGCGGGTGTGATTTCGCAATCACCAGTTCGCAAGATCTTTCAGTCGTAATACTCCAGCCCCAAATGCGTGATCATCTCCTCGCCGCGCAGATGACGCAGCGTGTTCTTCAGCTTCATCGACTGAATGAAGAGGTCGTGCTCCGGATATAGTCCCGGCGCTGTCATCGGTGACTTGAAGTAGAAGCTTAGCCATTCCTGGATGCCGATGCTCTGCAACTCCGGGGTGCGCTGAGCGAGATCGAGGAAGAGGACTAGATCAAGCACAATCGGTGCAGCCAGAATGGAATCCCGGCACAGGAAGTCCACTTTGATCTGCATCGGATAGTTGAGCCACCCGAAGATATCGATATTGTCCCAGCCCTCTTTATTGTCGCCACGGGGCGGGTAGTAGTTGATCCTGACCTTGTGGAAGATGTTGCCATACAGCTCCGGATAGAGATCGGGCTGCAGGATGTGCTCAAGTACACCGAGCTTCGACTCTTCCTTGGTCTTGAACGACTCAGGATCGTCGAGCACCTCGCCATCTCGATTGCCGAGGATGTTCGTGGAATACCATCCACTCACGCCGAGCATGCGCGCCTTGAAAGTGGGAGCCAGCACGGTCTTGAGCAGTGTCTGACCGGTTTTGAAATCCTTGCCGCAGATCGGCGCGCTGTTGCGCCGCGACAGCTCATGCATGGCAGGGATGTCGACGGTGAGGTTAGGCGCTCCATTCGCGAACGGCACTCCCTCCATCAGCGCCGCGTAGGCATAGATCATTGAGGGAGCAATGTCTGGACTACTCTCCTTCAAAGCCTTCTCGAATGATTTAACCGAGCCGTGAGCTGCGGTCTGCTGCATGAAGATCTCGGTCGAACCGCACCAGATCATCACCAGCCGGTCGGCGCCAGAGCCTTTCTTGAAATCACGGATATCGGCACGAAGCTGCTCCGCCAGATCCATCTTCGATTTGCCCGATTTGACGTGATGACCATCCAGCTTCTTAACATAATGGCGATCGAAGACCGCCTTGCGCGGCTTCACCGACTTGAGAAACGGCTTTACTTTGTCGAGTAGCTCCTTCTCGAGGACGCCGGCCTTACTGGCG
The genomic region above belongs to Terriglobales bacterium and contains:
- the pnp gene encoding polyribonucleotide nucleotidyltransferase produces the protein MKQDAAVELAGGKRLEFETGRLAKQAPGAAVVRIGDNVVLATAVAAPEPREGQDFFPLTVDYREYTYAGGRIPGGFIKREGRPSEREILTARQIDRPIRPLFPENFKNETQVIVLVLSADTENDPDVAAINAASCAITLSDVPFAGPVGAVRVGIVNGEMVINPSYAERRESQLNIMVVGTKDGIVMIESGANEVTEDKVVDAIEFAHVEIKKIVSAITDLASRAGKPKRQIAPPEFDEKYFRELKSKIGDRLSDALDTKKYPKIESYTKVAEIKKELKSKLPEGDEAAAEKLEHYFEVLRERLFREQVTKDRIRPDRRKFDEIRNITIETSVLPRTHGSAIFTRGETQALVTTTLGTSDDVQRLENFEGEKKKNFMLHYNFPPFSVGETGRMTGVGRREVGHGALAERAVTAVLPDEAVWPYTMRVVSDILESNGSSSMASVCGATLSLMDAGVPIKAPVAGVAMGLVKEGDDYAILTDIAGAEDHYGDMDFKVAGTQQGITALQMDIKIPGITGQIMREALEQARQGRLFILGKMHEALPESRSAVSKFAPRIQTLQIPVDKIRDLIGPGGKVIRGIVEQTGVKIDVEDSGKVNVASSDEAMMSKALQIIGDITATPEVGKTYLGKVVRLADFGAFVEIFPGTDGLLHISEIAEHRIKDVRDELHEGDQILVKVLAIEGNRIKLSRKAILREQRAKMGAQAGGVAGPDGDGAGPHPEPPSPNGGESITIEGGADFTEGDDEPNFNRAEGEPAHAAPGGERQGGRREGGGRPPGGGRGRRHHGRGGRGGDRNRGGGGGGRH
- a CDS encoding DUF2252 domain-containing protein; amino-acid sequence: MHKLGAVALTPGERFARGKEYRKRVRRADHGEWKASKTRRDVVQMLLVSARGRLRDLMPIKMARMAASHFGFFRGAASIMAADLASIPHCGLEAQICGDAHVRNLGAYAAPDGHLVFDINDFDETVHGPFEWDLKRLSTSLILAGQQSGHEKKTCKDAVRLFIKSYCAAMLRFSEMTVLDLTKFQLHVKVGPVQAVLRKAERSTPEHNLERLTLRSGGKHKFKDERPLLAPVRSQVARQVIAALALYQQTLSPERQQFLSCYHPVDVAFKVVGTGSVGTRDYVVLCFGNGERDPLFLQVKEEAPSCYARYLSPSQAFINEGKRVAEGQRRMQAYSDPFLGWTSMGGRDYLVRQLSDHKATIDDSQMQGNGLTEYAKVCGEVLAKGHARSGDPMQLAGYCGAGNKLDDAMAEFADRYGEQTVRDFEALKKAIKTGKIRISTEVKG
- the rpsO gene encoding 30S ribosomal protein S15; translated protein: MLARERKQDVITRFRTHDNDTGSPEVQIAVLSERIGELTDHFKTHKKDHASRRGLLMMVSKRRRLLDYLKNYDSERYKDVIQKLGIRK
- the murA gene encoding UDP-N-acetylglucosamine 1-carboxyvinyltransferase, whose amino-acid sequence is MDKFVIRGGNPLVGTVRVSGAKNAALPAMAAAILTEEPVILEGIPDVRDIQTERRLLESMGAEVELGYGRAHHRTSICCRNLSNPEAKYELVKTMRASTLVLGPLVARMGVARVSLPGGCAIGARPIDLHIKGLEKMGAQITQEHGYIEAKTDRLKGAHIVFEKITVTGTEDLLMAATLADGETVMENCAREPEVADLAALLNKMGARIEGAGTSTIHVKGVEKLGGAKHRIIPDRIEAGTFVVAGAITGGDLIVAGCDPTHMSALLAKLQECGVKIRTSEDSVRVQADGNLAGADMVTEEHPGFPTDMQAQYMALATQAEGTSIVTENIFENRFMHAQELVRMGANIKIEGRRAIVRGKTPLSAAAVLASDLRASASLVLAALVADGETIIDRVYHIDRGYERIEEKLRGVGAQMKRIGEMLPKKNGQLTGATA
- a CDS encoding EamA family transporter, which produces MPSLTRKHYFAYALICLIWGSTWGAIRLLVRDVPPIRAAAIRFFLAAIILLGIALVRARTLSLSSREWRALLILGITMMGLPYGLLFWAEYRISSSMTAVLFSTCPLFVALFTPLMTRTHVPRRAVFAMLLGLGAMATLFYTELSVSRYLLLGGGAVIGAVISSSWASVFAKREIGNVSPLLGTAVQFCVGAVVLCIASLMAERGRGSDWNSTSILALVFLTIFGSVITFSVYYWLLGKMQAYQLSTINLVVPIVAMAEGALLLRERLPVLMIAAAVLVLVSVATVLRAEDESQITLRVDVDAGLTEGRADAER